In Caloenas nicobarica isolate bCalNic1 chromosome 5, bCalNic1.hap1, whole genome shotgun sequence, a single genomic region encodes these proteins:
- the AKAP5 gene encoding A-kinase anchor protein 5 — protein MAKAAKEIHMENPREVETHSTGATCSPSEERAEKPSMLCFKKRKKSCKKGQSVKDACEGASEEKSQCISTDQGEAKVSKQSRSSKGAWAAIKNLARPRRRQKSSLRKKVPSDSRVQLEMDAEEGHAQGVPKKRVSSGVKMPCVRFSRSKKKLSPSEAVEDSEGSVQANEVMGILNKASEETEGLAPPDKSESFSPVSAEEDQEAAKESVNSVGKSEPLTEPTPGAEEHTECPAQPEITESETVDGTAREAPPEGSLPHATVRAECGEVAPEAPVSKDQPDSSPATTELQEIPDACKELPEGDESEKSVNLPEECKAEETAMDFSQSAFKDDAVSAQGCSGQQVTLAASVGTAVGIVITVTEAEDSDNTDSDQAYEPSPVLHRHKQKGNKKSSESFDLGKKEGPEAGGGPQAEEKGPSDHGHRTGEQYELLLIETASSLVKAAIQSSIEQLVSEMALEQNKHNSFL, from the coding sequence ATGGCGAAGGCAGCTAAGGAAATTCACATGGAGAACCCAAGAGAGGTAGAGACTCACAGCACAGGGGCAACATGCTCCCCGTCAGAGGAACGGGCAGAAAAACCCTCCATGCTCTGTTTCAAGAAGCGGAAGAAGTCCTGTAAGAAAGGGCAGAGCGTGAAGGATGCGTGTGAAGGAGCCTCGGAGGAGAAAAGCCAATGTATCAGCACCGACCAAGGGGAGGCAAAAGTTTCTAAGCAATCGCGATCCTCCAAGGGAGCCTGGGCAGCCATCAAAAACCTCGCAAGACCTCGGAGGAGGCAAAAATCCTCCTTGCGGAAGAAGGTGCCCTCCGATTCCCGAGTGCAGCTGGAGATGGATGCTGAGGAGGGCCACGCACAAGGCGTCCCGAAGAAACGGGTCAGCTCTGGGGTGAAGATGCCCTGCGTACGGTTCTccagaagcaagaaaaagctCAGCCCCTCTGAAGCAGTGGAGGATTCGGAGGGCAGCGTGCAAGCAAATGAGGTGATGGGCATTTTGAATAAAGCTAGCGAAGAGACGGAGGGTTTGGCCCCGCCAGATAAGTCCGAATCCTTCAGCCCAGTCTCTGCGGAGGAGGACCAGGAGGCGGCGAAGGAAAGTGTCAACTCTGTTGGGAAGAGTGAGCCCTTGACAGAGCCCACACCTGGTGCAGAGGAACATACGGAGTGCCCCGCTCAGCCTGAGATAACCGAGTCAGAGACAGTTGATGGAACAGCCCGGGAGGCACCGCCGGAGGGGAGCCTGCCCCACGCCACAGTCCGTGCGGAGTGTGGGGAAGTTGCTCCCGAAGCGCCTGTTTCCAAGGATCAACCCGACAGCAGCCCTGCAACCACCGAGCTGCAGGAAATCCCTGATGCCTGCAAAGAGCTGCCTGAAGGGGATGAATCAGAAAAGAGTGTAAATCTTCCCGAGGAGTGCAAAGCCGAAGAAACTGCAATGGATTTCAGTCAGTCGGCGTTCAAAGATGATGCGGTGAGCGCGCAGGGCTGCTCCGGCCAGCAGGTGACATTAGCAGCAAGTGTGGGCACTGCAGTTGGCATTGTCATCACTGTCACTGAAGCCGAGGACTCTGACAACACTGACTCTGACCAGGCCTACGAGCCGTCCCCGGTTTTGCACCGCCATAAgcaaaaagggaataaaaaatcAAGTGAGAGCTTTGATTTAGGTAAAAAAGAGGGCCCCGAGGCTGGTGGTGGTCCCCAGGCAGAGGAGAAAGGTCCGAGTGACCATGGGCACAGAACTGGGGAGCAGTACGAATTGCTCCTCATCGAAACCGCGTCTTCCCTCGTGAAGGCGGCCATTCAGTCATCTATCGAGCAGCTAGTCAGCGAAATGGCTCTGGAACAGAATAAACACAACAGTTTTCTGTGA